TTATAGCGATAACAGCTCCCAGGAAATCTTCGCCAAGTACGACCAGGAATTGGCTGACGACTGGAAGTTGAACGTTTCCTTGACCAATACCTTCGATAAAACCGAGACCAAAGGTGCATTCCTGTGGGGCTCACCTGATCCGGTAACGCTTGAAGGTGCTACCTGGGGAGGGAGTTACATTAGAAACTGGAGCGAACAGACGCTGTTCGATGCCAACGTTTCCGGAAAATTTACGGCGTTCAATCGTGAGCATGAACTGCTGATCGGTGCTGATGCACAGAAGGTGACCAGCCGTTGGCGCTCAACGAAAGCTATGCAGGGCTTCTATCCTGTTGATGTCTACAATCCAGACCTCACACCTCTACCTTCTGACAGCATTGGCAACAAGCTTGAGCGTGACTACAGCCCCAATACCCGTAAGCAGTATGGTCTGTACTCGACCTTGCGTTTACAACTGACAGATCCGCTCAAGTTGATCATCGGTGCCAGGGTGCAGCGCTATAAGTTCGAACAGACCTACAGGGCTGTAAACGCTGATACAGGCGTATGGGACATTGAGTCCCAGAGCAATCACCGTGAACCGACCAAGTTGGTTCCCTTCGGTGGTTTGGTTTACGCCCTCGATGATGAATGGTCGGCGTACGCCAGCTATTCGGAAATCTTCAAGCCCCAGGCCCAGCAGCTAAAAGGTCCCAGTAACTCCGGAAAAGTTCTGGAACCCATGGTTGGCAAGACTTACGAAACGGGGATAAAGGGTGAACTCTACGGTGGAACGCTGAACGTTTCGGCGGCGCTGTTCTATACCAAGCGCGAGAAAGAGGCGATTCAAGATCCGCGGTACGTGGCGGAATCAGTCTTGTATGGCGGCAGTTGCTGCTATCTGGCTCAAGGCGAAATCATCAGCAAGGGTCTTGAACTAGAAGCCAGTGGTGAGGTGTTGCCTGGGTGGATGGTGATGGGCGGCTACACCTTGAACCTCACAGACAATGGTACCAAGGACACCTTCCTTACTACGGTTACACCCAAGCATTTGGCGAAGTTGTGGACCGTTTACACACTGCCTGATCGCCTTTCTGACTGGAAAGTAGGTGGGGGCGTCAACATCCAGAGCGCCAGCTATGCCAGCGGAACTGCTTATCGGGTCGATGGAAAAAATCCTACGGGCAACTACTACGATGTTTCCCGTGAGACGCCTTTTGACTTCGCTCAAGGCGGCTACGCCGTATGGGACGCCATGGTCGAATACAAAGTCGACGAAAACTGGACCGTTGCCCTCAACGGCAACAACCTGTTTGACCGCAAGTACTTCGAGACCCTGAAGACTTCAGAGTACGGCAACTACTACGGTGAACCGCGCAACTACATGCTGACTGTGCGGGGTACGTTCTAGGCTTTTCCTTTCGTCGTAGAAAATCACCTCACCTGAGGTGATTTTTTTTGCGTGCGCCAAGCTCGCGAATGATTTAGAGCTGAGTGCTCCCCTGCGTGCCTGACAATATGAGGTGTGGACCTAAGGCAAAGGTTTTGCGACTGTTACAAAGTGATTGAGAATCCTTCTAAATTATTTTTATCCCGAACGTTCATTAATGGCTCGACACCGATTCAAGCCAAAACCGTCCCTCTGCAACAGGGAGTGGAGTCCGGACGGTTTAACTAAATTCAGGTCATTCCGCCTCAAGAGTGGAAGGCCTTCGACATTAATGACATATCTGGGGCTTAACCAAACAATGAAGCGCGAGAGCAAAAGGTTCAGGCAAAAACTCTTCAACACCCCCCTGGCTTCCTGCCGCAGTTGCGTGTCGGTGGCGGTCCTGGGGTTGGCCCTCAGTGTCTGCGGCGGGGCTTTCGCCCAGCCCATGCAGGTGAATGTGCCAGCCCAGTCCCTGGACAAGGCCCTGACCGAGCTGGGCAAGCAGACCGGCCTGCAAGTGCTTTTCGGGCCGGATATGGTTGCCGGCAAGAAGTCCACCGCCGTCAAAGGCACCCTGGAGCCCGAGGCAGCCCTTGAAGCATTGCTCAAAGGCGCGGGCCTGACTTTCCGGATTGAAAACAATACCGTCATCCTCGGCCCCGAAAATAGTACGAGTTCAACTCTTGAACTGGGCGCCACTACCATCCAGGGTCAAGGTATGGGGGAAATGACGGAAAACTCCGGCTCCTACACCACGGGCTTGACCAGCATCGGCTCGAAAACCCCGACGAGTCTGCGGAAGACGCCACAGTCGGTGTCGGTGGTGACGGCACAGGTCCTTGAAGAAAAACGCATGACTGACTTGGCTGAAGCCATGAAAGTGACGCCGGGCATCACGGTCACTAACAACAATTTCCGTTTGTCGGACTTCTCGTCGCGCGGCTTCAAGATTGAGAACATTCAAATCGACGGTGCTGCCCCGATGGCATTGGGCACTACGTCTGGCAGCTTCTACTCCAACAAAAACTACGATCTGGTTGAGTTTGACCATGTTGAGGTCCTACGTGGCGC
The Pseudomonas hygromyciniae genome window above contains:
- a CDS encoding TonB-dependent siderophore receptor — translated: MTENSGSYTTGLVSAGSKTPTSLRGTPQSVSVITQQVLQDRRIVDLSDAMRRTPGITVKNANYRLPQFISRGFRIDNIQIDGASPMDIGSGIGTFYANKTYDMAEFDHIEVLKGASGLFGGTGDPGGIINAVRKRPLDYFQLKFNTSAGSWDNYRTEVDVTGPMAFDGKLRGRVVVANTDRQYFMDNRSTEKPFIYGVLEADVTDTARVTVGGRYEKIHENGTGDGLPRFSTGQDLKLSRRTWYSPNWAYSDNSSQEIFAKYDQELADDWKLNVSLTNTFDKTETKGAFLWGSPDPVTLEGATWGGSYIRNWSEQTLFDANVSGKFTAFNREHELLIGADAQKVTSRWRSTKAMQGFYPVDVYNPDLTPLPSDSIGNKLERDYSPNTRKQYGLYSTLRLQLTDPLKLIIGARVQRYKFEQTYRAVNADTGVWDIESQSNHREPTKLVPFGGLVYALDDEWSAYASYSEIFKPQAQQLKGPSNSGKVLEPMVGKTYETGIKGELYGGTLNVSAALFYTKREKEAIQDPRYVAESVLYGGSCCYLAQGEIISKGLELEASGEVLPGWMVMGGYTLNLTDNGTKDTFLTTVTPKHLAKLWTVYTLPDRLSDWKVGGGVNIQSASYASGTAYRVDGKNPTGNYYDVSRETPFDFAQGGYAVWDAMVEYKVDENWTVALNGNNLFDRKYFETLKTSEYGNYYGEPRNYMLTVRGTF